Proteins from a single region of Thermodesulfobacteriota bacterium:
- the pgsA gene encoding CDP-diacylglycerol--glycerol-3-phosphate 3-phosphatidyltransferase, with amino-acid sequence MNLPNLITVIRILLTPVLIILLLDASFNKALAVFALAGLSDGLDGFLARYLRQKTALGAYLDPIADKLLLSATFITLATLELVPSWLTVIIVSRDVIIVLGIAMLFVSGSEVPIRPSIISKITTLLQIITVFVILSRDLWAVIWQMRDTLVWLTTVFTVLSGLHYIYFGVKIFSRANEK; translated from the coding sequence ATGAATCTGCCCAACCTGATAACGGTCATACGCATATTACTAACGCCCGTATTAATCATACTTCTTTTAGACGCCTCTTTTAATAAGGCGCTGGCTGTCTTTGCGCTCGCCGGTTTGAGCGATGGCCTGGATGGCTTTCTGGCGCGTTACCTGAGACAGAAAACCGCTCTGGGCGCTTATCTGGACCCCATAGCAGACAAACTGCTCCTGTCTGCTACTTTTATAACCCTGGCCACCCTGGAGCTTGTGCCGAGCTGGCTGACTGTGATAATTGTCAGCCGGGACGTAATTATAGTCCTGGGTATAGCTATGTTATTTGTCAGTGGTTCCGAGGTGCCTATAAGACCGAGCATAATAAGCAAGATCACTACCCTTTTACAGATAATAACTGTTTTTGTTATCTTGAGCAGGGATCTCTGGGCGGTTATATGGCAGATGCGGGATACCCTGGTATGGTTGACCACGGTGTTTACCGTGTTGTCCGGATTACATTATATCTATTTTGGAGTAAAGATTTTTAGTCGTGCGAATGAGAAATGA
- a CDS encoding NAD(P)/FAD-dependent oxidoreductase, with translation MPRSNCQIYSFMLLNVVQERMGETLFDCVVVGLGPAGAITAYTLARAGWSVLALDKRVHPRPKTCGGCLSRKVDAILPFSISPVIEHHINEVAFTFKGQGEIAYRLTEPFAYIVRRERFDQFLAAKAVEAGATVRQGEGAISLTGSENGVSVETKTGCYRGRVLVGADGVQGIVARRLGEEYGHSSSLALEAETGISRMSYAPAHPRPGSCIWIDVGWVDFGYGWIFPRRPSYSVGIADSGGTGQRLKEAFSNLFASHGLLTGEKPATINGYRIPLSTAENRKKKVVSNRVALIGDTAGLVNPLTGEGIYYALWSGLILAACLIEHSKDHFRALSNYERRIRTELHPQLAVAERVARLLYSHPRANFRLIGKHRELIGLFIEGLTGREGFSDLLSMLKCKIGLKDKIAG, from the coding sequence ATGCCAAGAAGTAATTGTCAGATATACAGTTTTATGTTACTTAATGTCGTACAGGAGCGCATGGGAGAGACTCTTTTTGACTGTGTCGTGGTGGGTCTGGGGCCGGCGGGGGCCATCACTGCCTATACCTTGGCCCGGGCCGGGTGGTCTGTTCTGGCCCTGGATAAGCGGGTACATCCACGGCCCAAGACCTGCGGTGGTTGTCTGTCCCGAAAGGTAGATGCTATCCTGCCTTTTTCTATATCTCCGGTGATTGAGCATCATATAAATGAAGTGGCCTTTACCTTCAAAGGGCAGGGCGAGATCGCATATAGGTTAACTGAGCCATTTGCCTATATTGTCCGCCGGGAAAGGTTCGATCAATTCCTGGCGGCAAAGGCGGTCGAGGCCGGCGCTACTGTACGCCAGGGAGAGGGGGCTATTTCATTAACCGGGAGCGAGAACGGCGTATCGGTTGAGACCAAAACGGGTTGTTACCGCGGCCGGGTTCTGGTCGGGGCGGATGGGGTACAGGGCATCGTGGCCAGGAGATTGGGAGAAGAATATGGACATTCAAGCTCTCTTGCGCTGGAGGCGGAAACAGGTATAAGCAGGATGTCCTACGCCCCGGCGCATCCTCGACCGGGAAGTTGTATCTGGATTGATGTGGGATGGGTTGATTTTGGGTATGGCTGGATATTTCCCAGGCGCCCTTCATATTCGGTGGGGATAGCTGACTCCGGGGGCACGGGGCAAAGACTGAAGGAGGCGTTTTCCAACCTGTTTGCCAGTCACGGACTTTTAACCGGAGAGAAGCCGGCGACGATTAACGGCTACCGGATTCCCCTTTCTACAGCCGAGAATCGCAAGAAGAAAGTGGTCAGTAATCGCGTGGCGCTGATCGGTGATACGGCCGGGCTGGTTAATCCATTAACCGGAGAAGGGATTTATTATGCCCTGTGGAGCGGACTCATCCTGGCCGCCTGTCTTATTGAGCATAGTAAAGATCATTTCCGGGCCTTAAGCAATTATGAGCGCCGGATAAGGACAGAACTCCATCCCCAACTTGCGGTGGCCGAGCGCGTAGCCAGGCTGCTCTACAGCCATCCCCGGGCAAACTTTCGTCTCATTGGAAAGCACCGGGAATTGATAGGTCTTTTTATTGAGGGGTTGACAGGCAGAGAAGGCTTCTCAGATCTGCTGTCTATGCTAAAGTGCAAAATAGGTCTGAAGGATAAGATAGCGGGTTAA
- the cmk gene encoding (d)CMP kinase, with translation MADDRIPKGLLITIDGPAGAGKSTVSKKLADILGYVYLDTGALYRALALAAQKNNLNPDKEEDLEKLCRKPAIALIYNGGKLTVILAGEDVSEEIRSPEISMLSSYISAKPMVRESLLEMQRDIGKRGSVVAEGRDMGTVVFPDADVKFYLDASPEERASRRHKELLQKGNNLDYEQVCKEMLKRDADDSSRAVAPLIPAPDAIFVDSTGKSIDEVIVFMLAKTEEKTALTACLRAAHKQV, from the coding sequence GTGGCTGATGATAGAATCCCGAAGGGGTTGCTCATAACTATAGACGGGCCGGCCGGTGCGGGTAAAAGCACTGTGAGTAAGAAATTAGCCGATATTCTGGGGTATGTGTATCTGGACACCGGCGCCTTATATAGGGCCTTAGCGCTTGCTGCCCAAAAAAATAATCTTAACCCCGATAAGGAAGAAGACCTGGAAAAGCTGTGCCGCAAGCCCGCCATCGCCCTGATCTATAACGGCGGCAAACTAACGGTTATCCTGGCCGGAGAGGATGTCAGTGAAGAAATCCGGTCCCCGGAGATCAGCATGCTTTCATCATATATCTCGGCCAAGCCGATGGTCAGAGAATCCTTGCTGGAGATGCAAAGGGACATCGGCAAAAGGGGCAGCGTAGTGGCGGAAGGAAGAGACATGGGAACCGTGGTCTTTCCCGATGCCGATGTCAAATTTTATCTGGACGCCTCACCGGAAGAAAGGGCCTCAAGAAGGCACAAAGAACTACTGCAAAAAGGCAATAACCTGGATTACGAACAGGTCTGTAAAGAGATGTTAAAAAGAGATGCTGACGACAGCAGCCGGGCCGTAGCCCCGTTAATACCCGCCCCGGATGCTATTTTTGTAGATAGTACAGGCAAAAGCATAGATGAGGTAATTGTCTTTATGCTGGCCAAGACAGAAGAAAAGACCGCTCTCACGGCTTGCCTGCGAGCTGCGCACAAGCAGGTTTAG
- a CDS encoding type II toxin-antitoxin system RelE/ParE family toxin: protein MNFTYDFAEINGKSPMIEFLESLSLKERAKIFAYIDKLVELKSDGIFELRVSVENRISRSFYFYESKRQIIFTHGFVKKEQKTPKGEIEKTISIRKALRGEK from the coding sequence ATGAATTTTACTTATGATTTTGCGGAAATTAACGGCAAGTCGCCAATGATAGAATTCCTGGAGAGCCTGTCTCTCAAAGAACGTGCTAAAATATTTGCGTATATTGACAAACTGGTTGAGCTAAAGAGTGACGGGATATTTGAACTCAGGGTAAGTGTTGAGAATAGAATTTCCAGAAGCTTTTACTTCTATGAGTCAAAACGGCAGATTATTTTTACGCATGGTTTTGTAAAAAAGGAACAAAAAACGCCAAAAGGTGAGATAGAAAAGACAATATCGATCCGTAAAGCATTGAGAGGTGAAAAATGA
- a CDS encoding YihY/virulence factor BrkB family protein, producing the protein MGIIRTGWHVLCGAVKTFLRKDGFDLAASVSFYSVLSAFPFLFLAIYIVGVVLGASEEFVRGVTMLLKQIRPYLADFFLEELRNITIHSSSLGWFGFGFLLWTATLIFHSLERAFGEIFETHKGRHFIHSVFCSLIMIPVMGSLLFGSVVIITILKAMSQFQVEIVGGSFVTPSMVEMGIGRMVPILLVIVSFTALYKFVPAAKVPFKYALLGGVLGTVLWETAMRIFISYALTTETYGTVFGSFKTAIVILFAFYYSACVLLFCGAIVAQCSQIRR; encoded by the coding sequence ATGGGCATAATTCGTACGGGATGGCATGTATTGTGTGGCGCGGTTAAGACTTTCCTCAGGAAGGACGGCTTTGATCTTGCCGCATCTGTTTCATTTTATTCTGTATTATCTGCCTTTCCGTTTCTTTTTTTGGCGATTTATATAGTTGGCGTGGTCTTGGGCGCCTCTGAGGAATTCGTTCGCGGCGTAACCATGCTCTTAAAGCAGATCCGGCCGTATCTGGCAGACTTTTTCCTTGAAGAATTGAGAAACATTACCATTCATAGCAGTTCGCTGGGATGGTTCGGATTCGGCTTTCTCCTATGGACGGCCACCCTGATCTTTCATTCACTGGAGAGGGCCTTTGGTGAGATATTTGAGACCCACAAGGGGCGTCATTTTATCCATTCGGTTTTTTGTTCTCTGATTATGATCCCCGTTATGGGATCTCTCCTTTTTGGGTCTGTAGTTATTATTACTATCTTGAAGGCCATGAGCCAGTTTCAGGTGGAGATTGTCGGAGGATCTTTCGTGACTCCGTCAATGGTAGAGATGGGCATAGGGCGCATGGTGCCCATTTTACTGGTGATTGTCTCATTTACCGCCCTTTATAAATTCGTTCCGGCGGCCAAGGTGCCGTTTAAGTATGCCTTATTAGGCGGTGTGCTTGGCACGGTCCTGTGGGAGACGGCCATGCGCATCTTTATCTCATACGCCCTGACCACCGAGACATACGGCACTGTATTCGGTTCATTTAAGACGGCCATCGTAATACTGTTCGCCTTTTACTATTCGGCGTGTGTGCTCCTGTTCTGTGGCGCGATTGTCGCCCAATGCAGCCAAATACGAAGATAA
- the hisC gene encoding histidinol-phosphate transaminase: MAKPLVADYIQNLTPYPPGKPIEELEREYGVRNSIKLASNENALGPSQKAVEAIKAALGKLHRYPDGSGYYLKQGLSEKLGLSTENIVLGNGSNELIELIVRTFLNPGDEAISSDPTFLVYRKMVQAVGGRNIVVPLKKGSHDPAGIAKAVTAGTKVIFLDNPNNPMGTVVAKKAFEQFLKDIPPGVIVVADEAYYDFVTTDSTFCGLDYLDSPYLVITLRTFSKAYGLAGLRIGYGVMKKELSEYINRIRQPFNVNSLAQVGALAALSDEEHLAGTKKMVEEGLNYLRGEVGRLGYRCLPTQTNFFLIDIKTDGKAVYEKLLRKGVIVRPMHAYKLPDYIRITVGLPAENKRFLGAFKEVMEPRG, from the coding sequence ATGGCCAAGCCCTTGGTCGCAGATTATATCCAAAATCTGACCCCCTACCCGCCCGGCAAACCAATCGAAGAATTGGAAAGGGAATATGGTGTAAGAAACTCTATAAAACTGGCCTCAAACGAAAATGCCCTGGGCCCATCGCAAAAGGCGGTGGAGGCTATCAAAGCCGCCCTTGGCAAGTTGCACCGTTACCCGGATGGTAGTGGCTATTATCTGAAACAAGGCTTAAGCGAAAAACTCGGTCTTAGTACAGAAAACATCGTCCTCGGCAACGGCTCTAATGAACTGATCGAGCTGATTGTGCGCACCTTTCTTAACCCCGGCGACGAGGCCATCAGCAGCGATCCCACCTTCCTGGTCTATAGAAAAATGGTGCAGGCCGTAGGCGGCCGAAATATAGTCGTGCCGCTGAAGAAAGGCAGCCATGACCCGGCTGGGATAGCAAAAGCAGTCACCGCCGGGACAAAGGTAATATTTCTAGACAACCCCAATAATCCCATGGGGACTGTAGTGGCAAAAAAGGCCTTTGAACAATTTTTAAAAGACATCCCGCCGGGTGTGATCGTGGTGGCCGACGAGGCCTATTATGACTTTGTTACCACGGATAGCACCTTCTGCGGGCTAGATTACCTTGATTCCCCCTATCTGGTCATAACCTTAAGGACCTTCTCCAAGGCCTATGGTCTGGCCGGACTTCGTATCGGCTACGGGGTAATGAAAAAAGAACTCTCCGAATATATAAACCGCATCAGACAGCCTTTTAATGTCAATTCCCTGGCCCAGGTGGGCGCCCTGGCGGCGCTGAGTGATGAAGAACACCTGGCCGGAACAAAAAAAATGGTAGAAGAAGGTCTCAATTATCTAAGGGGTGAAGTCGGGCGCCTTGGTTACCGCTGTCTTCCCACCCAGACCAATTTTTTTCTTATAGACATAAAAACGGATGGCAAGGCGGTTTACGAAAAGCTCCTTCGCAAAGGGGTTATTGTAAGGCCCATGCATGCCTACAAATTGCCCGATTACATCCGCATAACCGTTGGCCTCCCGGCGGAAAATAAGCGATTTCTGGGCGCATTTAAAGAGGTCATGGAACCCCGTGGCTGA
- a CDS encoding mannose-1-phosphate guanylyltransferase/mannose-6-phosphate isomerase, with the protein MSDENIQKILQPVILAGGSGSRLWPLSRQMYPKQLLNLVGNRTMLQDTILRAVNIPGAVTPMVVVGKEQNFLVKDQCAELNLTGNPYIVLEPLPRSTAPAIAAAALLSRNISGDDAVLLVLPADHLIKKIPAFHEAVAQAVDLAVKGDLVTFGIMADRPETGYGYIKKGEGFKVSAFVEKPDMAAAGRYVKEGNYFWNSGMFAFLIGRFLEEMEEHAPDILRQAELSVARSKNDDGFIHLDLEAFNDCRSESIDYALMERSDCVAVVPADLGWSDVGSWAALYEVLNKDAQGNAIHGDVILKGVANSLIRSEGRLVAAIGLENMLVVETHDAVLVAPLDRSQEVRKIVPELKAANRQEYLLHQTAHRPWGTYTVLEEHPGFKIKRITVKPGARLSLQMHHHRSEHWIAVRGTARVTRGEEVFLLRENESTYIPAGEKHRLENPGIITLELIEVQNGSYLGEDDIIRFDDQYGRLAKS; encoded by the coding sequence ATGTCTGATGAGAATATTCAGAAAATATTGCAACCGGTAATCCTGGCCGGCGGGAGCGGATCGCGGCTCTGGCCTTTATCCCGCCAGATGTATCCCAAACAACTCTTAAATCTCGTGGGCAACCGCACTATGCTGCAGGATACGATCCTGCGGGCAGTGAATATCCCCGGAGCGGTAACGCCTATGGTCGTAGTGGGCAAGGAACAAAACTTTCTGGTTAAAGATCAGTGCGCCGAACTAAACCTTACGGGGAACCCTTATATTGTCCTGGAACCCCTTCCCCGCAGCACAGCGCCAGCCATAGCTGCGGCCGCCCTGCTCTCCCGAAATATCTCCGGCGATGACGCCGTACTGCTCGTCCTTCCAGCCGATCATCTTATCAAGAAGATACCGGCATTTCATGAGGCAGTGGCGCAGGCCGTGGATCTGGCCGTTAAGGGGGATTTAGTCACCTTTGGCATCATGGCCGACCGGCCGGAGACCGGCTACGGTTATATCAAAAAGGGAGAAGGCTTTAAGGTGAGCGCCTTTGTCGAAAAGCCGGATATGGCTGCGGCCGGGCGCTATGTAAAAGAAGGCAACTACTTCTGGAACAGCGGCATGTTCGCCTTCTTAATCGGCCGCTTCCTGGAAGAAATGGAAGAACATGCCCCCGACATCCTGCGCCAGGCAGAATTATCCGTGGCCCGGTCCAAGAATGACGACGGATTTATCCATCTGGACCTGGAGGCATTTAATGACTGCCGCTCTGAATCCATCGACTACGCCCTGATGGAAAGGTCAGACTGTGTTGCCGTCGTACCGGCGGATCTGGGTTGGAGCGACGTAGGCTCATGGGCGGCCCTGTACGAGGTCTTGAATAAGGACGCCCAGGGAAACGCCATCCATGGTGATGTGATCCTGAAAGGCGTGGCCAACAGTCTCATTCGTTCTGAAGGAAGGCTGGTAGCCGCCATAGGTCTGGAAAACATGCTTGTAGTCGAGACCCACGACGCAGTCCTGGTAGCGCCCCTGGACCGCTCACAGGAGGTCAGAAAGATAGTCCCGGAACTGAAGGCCGCAAATCGCCAGGAATATCTCCTGCACCAGACCGCCCACCGTCCCTGGGGGACTTACACGGTGCTTGAGGAACATCCCGGATTTAAAATCAAGCGTATTACCGTAAAGCCCGGGGCGCGGCTCTCGCTCCAGATGCACCACCACCGCTCCGAACACTGGATTGCAGTCCGAGGCACAGCCCGGGTGACCAGGGGCGAAGAGGTCTTTCTGCTGAGGGAAAACGAATCAACCTATATCCCGGCCGGGGAAAAACACAGGTTGGAAAACCCCGGCATCATAACCCTCGAACTAATAGAAGTGCAAAACGGCTCTTATCTGGGCGAAGACGACATCATCCGGTTCGACGATCAGTATGGCCGGCTGGCCAAAAGCTGA
- a CDS encoding septum formation initiator family protein, with protein sequence MRKRSYQKWITGNKLCWFLAVFCLVLFFAYILFSARGIFYLRKLEENNKKLQKVNEELLKRNKELSEKIGRIKTDRSYREEIARRDLGLVRPNEVIYSFEEKKRKSEGKR encoded by the coding sequence ATGCGGAAGAGATCCTACCAGAAGTGGATCACGGGCAATAAGCTCTGTTGGTTCCTGGCGGTATTCTGCCTGGTGCTTTTTTTTGCCTATATTTTATTTTCCGCCAGGGGGATTTTTTATCTCCGGAAGCTGGAGGAGAACAATAAGAAATTGCAAAAAGTAAACGAGGAATTGTTAAAACGAAACAAAGAGCTAAGTGAAAAAATAGGGCGCATCAAGACAGACCGCAGCTATAGGGAAGAGATCGCCCGCAGGGACTTAGGGCTTGTCAGACCGAATGAGGTTATTTATAGTTTCGAGGAAAAGAAAAGAAAATCTGAAGGAAAGAGGTAG
- a CDS encoding ATP-binding protein yields MKKMQEVESLKLQNAHLQRALQETTITLQEKIIELSVINRISVCLEHIHALQSLCEKVVTIIAEETVAENCSIMLLDNEQSRLYLLAANDQMDKRYLLDSNAIGDKEKRLYSFSVGEGVAGTALKEGKAIYVPDTAASELFTEVDSSRIKVRSLLAIPLVVNEKAMGVINLSHPDINAFTDNDVRIMQMVANFTAAVINNALLHNELSLKNNYLEKTLEELSAAQAELLQAQKMESLGIMAGGIAHDFNNILVGILGYASLLKNLVAQDAKLHKYVDTIETSASRGAQLTQQLLLFARSKKTALEPANFNTIIREVLALFSTGVDKKITIEKNLAPDIGMVDCDSGQMHQALLNIVINARDAVSENGKITITSGNVYVEDTSSPSLQGLVPGNYVLVSIADNGQGMDEETVAKIFDPFFTTKEKGKGTGLGLSMVYNIIKKHRGAIEVTSEIGKGATFKIYLPYSSAQKTPGRPLEPLEDKSDHPQGHETVLLVDDEEVIRGFASEILSAHGYQVIACRNGREASEIYAASPGKIDLVILDLFMPVMDGKETLAALKKINPQAKVVISSGYAETKELKGLEGEICAFIHKPYKSAELLKKVREVLDKE; encoded by the coding sequence ATGAAAAAGATGCAGGAAGTAGAATCTCTCAAGTTACAAAACGCACACCTCCAGCGGGCCCTCCAGGAGACTACCATAACCCTCCAGGAGAAGATCATCGAACTGTCCGTAATCAACCGGATAAGCGTCTGCCTGGAACATATCCACGCCCTCCAGTCGCTCTGTGAAAAGGTGGTAACCATTATCGCAGAAGAGACCGTGGCTGAAAACTGTTCTATTATGCTGTTGGATAACGAACAGTCCCGGCTTTATCTCCTGGCTGCCAATGACCAGATGGACAAAAGGTACCTTCTGGACAGTAACGCTATCGGGGACAAGGAAAAGCGACTCTACTCCTTCAGCGTGGGTGAAGGTGTGGCCGGCACGGCCCTTAAAGAAGGCAAAGCCATCTATGTCCCTGACACTGCCGCATCGGAATTATTTACGGAGGTAGATTCAAGCCGCATCAAAGTTCGGTCACTCCTGGCCATACCCCTGGTCGTCAACGAAAAGGCTATGGGAGTCATTAACCTAAGCCACCCGGATATAAATGCCTTCACAGACAACGACGTCAGAATCATGCAGATGGTGGCTAATTTTACCGCCGCAGTAATCAACAATGCCCTGCTGCATAATGAATTATCTCTAAAAAACAACTACCTGGAAAAGACACTGGAAGAACTCTCTGCGGCTCAAGCTGAGCTCCTCCAGGCCCAGAAAATGGAAAGTCTGGGCATAATGGCGGGCGGCATCGCCCATGACTTTAACAACATATTGGTAGGGATCCTGGGCTATGCCTCTCTCCTCAAGAACTTGGTGGCACAGGACGCCAAACTCCATAAATACGTTGACACCATTGAGACTTCAGCGTCGCGCGGCGCACAACTGACCCAGCAACTGCTGCTCTTTGCCCGGTCTAAAAAGACCGCCCTTGAGCCTGCAAACTTCAATACCATCATCAGGGAGGTCTTGGCCCTTTTCTCCACAGGCGTGGATAAAAAAATAACCATAGAAAAAAACCTGGCCCCGGATATAGGCATGGTGGATTGTGACAGCGGCCAGATGCATCAGGCCCTGTTAAATATCGTCATTAATGCCCGAGACGCCGTATCTGAAAACGGCAAAATAACCATAACCTCCGGCAATGTCTATGTAGAGGACACCTCTTCCCCGTCTTTGCAGGGCCTCGTCCCTGGAAACTACGTGCTCGTTTCCATAGCCGACAACGGCCAGGGAATGGACGAGGAGACCGTGGCGAAGATCTTCGATCCCTTCTTTACCACCAAAGAAAAGGGAAAGGGCACCGGACTCGGCCTTTCCATGGTCTATAACATAATAAAAAAGCATCGGGGAGCCATAGAGGTAACCAGTGAAATAGGAAAAGGCGCCACCTTTAAAATCTACCTGCCCTATTCTTCTGCGCAAAAGACGCCAGGCCGACCTCTAGAACCTTTAGAGGATAAATCTGATCATCCACAGGGCCATGAAACGGTTTTGCTTGTTGATGACGAAGAAGTGATAAGGGGATTTGCCTCTGAAATTCTGTCCGCGCATGGATATCAGGTCATAGCCTGCCGGAACGGCCGGGAGGCCTCAGAAATCTATGCCGCATCTCCGGGGAAGATTGACCTGGTTATCCTGGATCTCTTCATGCCGGTCATGGACGGGAAAGAAACGCTGGCTGCCCTCAAAAAGATTAATCCGCAGGCAAAGGTCGTCATCTCCAGCGGTTACGCTGAAACCAAGGAACTGAAGGGATTGGAAGGCGAGATATGCGCCTTTATCCACAAGCCATATAAGTCCGCCGAGTTATTAAAAAAGGTTCGAGAGGTCTTGGATAAGGAATGA
- the fabL gene encoding enoyl-[acyl-carrier-protein] reductase FabL, protein MLDLQGKVALVTGSSRGIGKAIALSLAENGANLVVNYFRHRQEAENTAKSIRSRGVRCLTVKANVADDEDIKDIFEQVKNEYGRLDVLISNAASGVLKPALELTEKHWQWTMNINARALLPLVQHAMPLMQNGGRIIAVSSLGAVRAIENYAAVGASKAALESLVRHLAVELAPLGINANVVSAGAVDTEALKHFPARESILDNTRQRTPAGRLTTPEDVANVVLLLCSDLASMIHGQTIVVDGGYSILA, encoded by the coding sequence ATGCTGGATCTTCAAGGTAAGGTTGCACTGGTTACAGGCAGTTCCCGGGGTATTGGCAAGGCTATTGCGCTTAGCTTGGCGGAAAATGGCGCTAATCTGGTGGTCAACTATTTTCGCCATCGCCAGGAGGCGGAAAATACCGCTAAATCTATCCGCTCCAGAGGGGTGCGGTGTTTAACCGTCAAGGCTAATGTGGCTGACGATGAAGACATCAAAGACATATTCGAGCAGGTTAAAAATGAGTATGGAAGGCTGGATGTACTGATAAGTAATGCGGCCTCAGGAGTACTCAAGCCGGCCCTTGAACTTACGGAAAAGCACTGGCAGTGGACGATGAATATCAACGCCCGTGCCCTCCTCCCACTGGTACAACACGCGATGCCGTTAATGCAAAACGGGGGGCGCATTATCGCCGTTTCCAGCCTGGGGGCCGTGCGGGCTATCGAGAATTACGCTGCTGTGGGGGCCTCCAAGGCCGCCCTGGAATCTCTGGTGCGCCATCTGGCTGTAGAGCTGGCCCCGCTGGGTATCAATGCCAACGTGGTCTCTGCCGGCGCCGTGGATACCGAGGCCTTAAAGCACTTTCCTGCCCGGGAAAGTATCCTCGATAATACCCGGCAGCGCACGCCTGCCGGCCGGCTGACGACGCCGGAAGATGTGGCCAACGTAGTGCTTTTGCTTTGCAGTGATCTGGCCTCCATGATCCACGGGCAGACGATAGTGGTTGATGGCGGCTACTCTATTCTGGCGTGA
- a CDS encoding HDOD domain-containing protein, with translation MENKDIRYIINNRITSLPTLPTVVANILTLVQKNSSSARDVAAYISQDQAISSAVLKIANSAYYNLSGKVEAIDRAVVVLGFETVKNLALGTSVFSNLKSDEESVFDREGFWIHAIGVGTAANMISKEILKSNDPSFFVSGLFHDLGKIIFDRYLNDMYIPVVSQAKEEGKPLYNLENEVFGLNHADVGSMLLTRWKIPSLIINRLKYHHNLESCPAEYAIETAVIVTANYLCHLKNMGLSLVPEISLSETAFKSLQIKPDRLVQLGEKLEEMREKINSFVQSMK, from the coding sequence ATGGAAAACAAAGACATCCGCTACATAATAAATAACCGGATAACGTCGCTGCCTACGCTGCCCACGGTTGTCGCCAATATCCTGACCCTGGTGCAAAAAAATTCCTCCTCGGCCCGGGATGTGGCCGCCTATATATCCCAGGATCAGGCCATATCTTCGGCTGTTTTAAAGATTGCCAACTCGGCCTACTACAATCTTTCAGGCAAGGTCGAGGCCATAGACCGGGCGGTGGTGGTCCTCGGCTTCGAAACCGTCAAAAATCTCGCACTCGGGACCAGTGTCTTTTCCAACTTAAAATCCGATGAGGAGAGCGTCTTCGATCGGGAGGGGTTCTGGATACATGCCATCGGAGTGGGCACGGCAGCAAATATGATCTCCAAAGAAATCTTGAAGTCCAATGATCCATCCTTCTTCGTCTCCGGCCTCTTCCATGACCTGGGCAAGATAATTTTTGACCGCTATCTAAACGACATGTATATACCCGTCGTAAGTCAGGCCAAAGAAGAAGGGAAGCCGCTCTATAATCTGGAAAACGAGGTGTTTGGCCTTAACCATGCGGACGTGGGCAGTATGCTCCTCACCCGCTGGAAAATTCCGTCGCTCATAATTAACCGCTTGAAATATCACCACAACCTGGAATCGTGCCCGGCCGAATATGCCATAGAGACAGCGGTAATCGTAACGGCCAACTATCTGTGTCATCTGAAAAATATGGGATTATCTCTGGTCCCGGAAATCAGCCTGAGCGAAACAGCCTTTAAGTCATTGCAAATTAAACCGGATCGCCTGGTTCAACTGGGCGAAAAATTAGAAGAGATGCGGGAAAAAATCAACAGCTTTGTGCAGTCCATGAAATAA
- the efp gene encoding elongation factor P: MYSTSDFRKGLRIEWEGKPYEIVDFLHVKPGKGGAFVRTKLRNMLTGGVVDQNFRSGERVGRPDLQEREMQFLYKDEENNYHMMDNETYEQPFLTAGQLGETRDFFHDGIVVKVLYYKDQPIGVDLPTFVALTVTNTEPGLRGDTASGGSKPAVLESGAIIQVPLFINIGDKVRVDTRSHSYIERVK, translated from the coding sequence ATGTATTCGACATCGGACTTTCGAAAGGGCTTGAGAATCGAATGGGAAGGCAAACCTTATGAGATTGTAGATTTTTTGCATGTCAAACCAGGCAAAGGCGGCGCATTCGTGCGGACTAAGTTGCGAAATATGCTGACCGGAGGGGTTGTTGACCAGAATTTCCGATCGGGAGAGCGGGTAGGGCGTCCGGACCTGCAGGAACGGGAGATGCAGTTCTTATATAAGGATGAGGAAAATAATTATCACATGATGGACAATGAGACCTATGAGCAGCCCTTTTTAACAGCAGGGCAGTTAGGCGAGACCAGGGATTTTTTCCATGACGGGATTGTAGTCAAGGTGCTTTACTATAAGGACCAACCTATTGGTGTGGATCTCCCGACCTTTGTAGCCTTGACCGTGACCAACACCGAACCGGGCCTAAGGGGTGATACGGCCAGCGGCGGCAGTAAGCCGGCTGTTTTAGAGAGCGGAGCGATCATACAGGTGCCGCTTTTTATCAATATAGGTGATAAGGTGAGGGTCGATACGCGCAGCCATAGCTATATAGAACGGGTGAAGTAA